In Microbacterium pumilum, the following proteins share a genomic window:
- a CDS encoding arylsulfatase, with protein sequence MAKKFNGVINLDVRDSVPDWEPYTQPKAPKGAPNVLFVVWDDTGFGTFSPFGGPVEMPVMQRLADNGLRFTQFHTTSICSPSRAALLTGRNHTTVGMACVAEATEGFPGMNGHIPFETALIGEVLGERGYNTYMLGKWHCVADDETNMASTKRNWPTGRGFERFYGFLGGETNQYYPDLVQDQQFVEQPAQPVSVQEWQEGKEGYLLTADLVDHAIAMISDAKQIAPDKPFFMYFCPGANHAPHQPPKAWADKYKGRFDVGYEAIREQILENQKKLGVLPQDTELSPINPLIGLTGADGTPFPEGDTVRPWDSLSDDEKKLFTRMAEVFAGFASYADDQVGRLIDYLERTGELDNTILVMISDNGASGEGGPNGSVNENDFFNSVPSLMADNLKQIEILGSPATYNHYPTGWALAFNTPFKLFKRHTWEGGVCDPMLVHWPAGIRAKGELRDQYAHVTDIVPTVFECLDIQLPEVVKGYTQWPLEGTSFKYAFEDAGARTQKPSQFYQMLGTRALWRDGWKVDALHAGAPSGWSHFEQDKWALYHTDVDRAEMHDLGDQHPELRDELIALWHMQAGQFFGLPLEDRTAQEVLTMARPQLTAPRDRYVYYPGTLEVPEAVAVSVRGRSFKIAVNIEIDSESAEGVLFAHGHLFGGHSLYIKDRKLIYVYKFLGDTAQVITSDIDVPQGRCVLGVEFVKDHFDQLRNSPVPNQCIGDAAMYIDDRQVGEYKNMATQLGKFALAGEGLNIGRDGGAPVTFDYPGTQPWAFTGGTIENVVIDVSGEGYRDYELEVAAMMSRD encoded by the coding sequence ATGGCCAAGAAGTTCAACGGCGTCATCAACCTGGACGTCCGGGACTCGGTACCTGACTGGGAGCCGTACACCCAGCCGAAGGCGCCGAAGGGCGCGCCGAACGTGCTATTCGTCGTGTGGGATGACACCGGGTTCGGCACGTTCAGCCCGTTCGGTGGCCCGGTCGAGATGCCTGTGATGCAGCGTCTCGCCGACAACGGGCTGCGGTTCACCCAGTTCCATACGACATCCATCTGCTCCCCGTCGCGCGCGGCCCTGCTCACCGGTCGCAACCACACGACTGTCGGGATGGCGTGCGTCGCGGAGGCCACCGAGGGGTTCCCCGGTATGAACGGGCACATCCCGTTCGAGACCGCTCTCATCGGGGAGGTGCTGGGGGAGCGCGGTTACAACACGTACATGCTCGGCAAGTGGCACTGCGTCGCCGACGACGAGACGAACATGGCCTCCACCAAGCGCAACTGGCCGACGGGTCGCGGCTTCGAGCGGTTCTACGGATTCCTCGGCGGCGAGACCAACCAGTACTACCCCGACCTCGTGCAGGACCAGCAGTTCGTCGAGCAGCCCGCCCAACCGGTGAGCGTGCAGGAATGGCAGGAGGGCAAAGAAGGGTACTTGCTCACGGCAGACCTCGTCGATCATGCGATCGCCATGATCAGCGACGCCAAGCAGATCGCGCCCGACAAGCCCTTCTTCATGTACTTCTGCCCTGGTGCCAACCACGCGCCGCACCAGCCCCCGAAGGCGTGGGCCGATAAGTACAAGGGCAGATTCGACGTGGGCTACGAGGCGATCCGTGAGCAGATCCTCGAGAACCAGAAGAAGCTGGGCGTCCTTCCCCAGGACACCGAGCTGTCGCCCATCAACCCGCTCATCGGGCTCACCGGGGCAGACGGCACGCCCTTCCCGGAAGGCGACACGGTTCGTCCGTGGGACAGCCTGTCGGATGACGAGAAGAAGCTGTTCACGCGCATGGCAGAGGTGTTCGCCGGGTTCGCGAGCTACGCCGACGATCAGGTCGGTCGTCTCATCGACTATCTGGAGCGCACCGGAGAGCTCGACAACACGATCCTCGTGATGATCTCCGACAACGGCGCCTCGGGCGAAGGCGGTCCGAACGGATCCGTCAACGAGAATGACTTCTTCAACAGCGTGCCCTCTCTGATGGCAGACAACCTGAAGCAGATCGAGATCCTCGGCTCGCCCGCGACCTACAACCACTATCCGACCGGATGGGCGCTGGCGTTCAACACCCCGTTCAAGCTGTTCAAGCGCCACACGTGGGAAGGCGGTGTGTGCGACCCCATGCTGGTGCACTGGCCCGCCGGCATCAGGGCCAAGGGCGAGCTGCGCGACCAATACGCGCACGTCACCGACATCGTGCCCACCGTGTTCGAGTGCCTCGACATCCAGCTGCCCGAGGTGGTGAAGGGGTACACGCAGTGGCCGCTGGAAGGGACGAGCTTCAAGTACGCGTTCGAGGATGCAGGAGCGAGGACCCAGAAGCCGAGCCAGTTCTACCAGATGCTGGGCACGCGGGCGCTCTGGCGCGACGGCTGGAAGGTCGACGCGCTGCATGCCGGCGCACCGTCCGGCTGGTCCCATTTCGAGCAGGACAAGTGGGCGCTCTATCACACGGATGTCGACCGGGCGGAGATGCATGACCTGGGCGATCAGCATCCCGAGCTGCGCGACGAGCTGATAGCGCTGTGGCACATGCAGGCCGGCCAGTTCTTCGGGCTTCCCCTCGAGGACCGTACGGCCCAGGAAGTGCTCACGATGGCGCGACCACAGCTGACGGCGCCGCGGGACAGGTATGTCTACTACCCCGGCACGCTCGAGGTGCCGGAGGCCGTCGCGGTGAGCGTCCGGGGGAGGTCGTTCAAGATCGCGGTGAATATCGAGATCGACTCCGAGAGTGCGGAGGGCGTGCTGTTCGCGCATGGCCATCTCTTCGGCGGGCATTCGCTGTACATCAAGGATCGGAAGCTGATCTACGTGTACAAGTTCCTCGGTGACACAGCGCAGGTCATCACGTCCGACATCGACGTGCCGCAGGGCCGTTGCGTGCTGGGTGTCGAATTCGTCAAAGACCACTTCGACCAGCTGCGCAACTCGCCTGTCCCAAACCAGTGCATCGGCGATGCCGCCATGTACATCGACGACAGGCAGGTCGGCGAGTACAAGAACATGGCCACGCAGCTCGGCAAATTCGCGCTCGCCGGTGAGGGACTCAACATCGGCCGCGATGGCGGGGCGCCGGTCACCTTCGACTACCCGGGAACGCAGCCTTGGGCGTTCACCGGAGGCACCATCGAGAACGTGGTCATCGACGTCTCAGGAGAGGGGTACCGAGACTACGAACTCGAGGTCGCCGCAATGATGAGCCGCGACTGA
- a CDS encoding bile acid:sodium symporter family protein translates to MTAQDLFNALFNAGLVIMLLTLVASLGMTFSVRQVLQPLRRVWLLLGTILVNSVLAPLVAIGVGYLFPLSAEARVGLAIVTVAAAGPAGLKACQFAKRADMAMAVSFTIVLQVVNILVAPLWAVAIVTGASVNPWSIVVDLLFLVLLPLIVGLILHSRYPDHRESWKAGLEKISDIALYVALLAGLAANWEAVVTILGTWVILASVVIIFVYTLLGWVVAFRDSTAAVTISMISAMRFTPIGLVVISTVLHSEGSYLTPALMFALIDTVIPFLIAAELGRHYTRKSAATASAARTRASA, encoded by the coding sequence ATGACTGCACAGGATCTGTTCAACGCGCTCTTCAACGCAGGACTCGTGATCATGCTGCTCACGCTCGTCGCGAGCCTTGGAATGACGTTCAGCGTCAGGCAAGTGCTGCAGCCGCTCAGGAGGGTCTGGCTGCTGCTCGGCACGATCCTGGTCAACTCGGTGCTCGCCCCGCTCGTAGCCATCGGGGTCGGCTACCTGTTCCCGCTCAGCGCCGAGGCGCGTGTCGGCCTGGCGATCGTGACCGTCGCAGCAGCAGGACCGGCCGGGTTGAAGGCCTGTCAGTTCGCGAAGCGGGCCGACATGGCCATGGCGGTGTCGTTCACCATCGTCCTTCAGGTCGTGAACATCCTCGTCGCACCGCTGTGGGCCGTGGCCATCGTGACCGGGGCCAGCGTCAACCCGTGGAGCATCGTCGTCGACCTCCTGTTCCTCGTGCTGCTGCCGCTCATCGTCGGGTTGATCCTCCACAGCCGCTACCCCGACCATCGCGAGAGCTGGAAGGCGGGCCTCGAGAAGATCTCCGACATCGCGCTCTACGTCGCGCTCCTCGCAGGGCTGGCGGCCAACTGGGAGGCGGTGGTCACGATTCTCGGGACGTGGGTCATCCTGGCCTCGGTGGTGATCATCTTCGTGTACACCCTTCTCGGGTGGGTCGTCGCATTCCGCGACTCGACCGCGGCCGTCACCATCTCGATGATCTCCGCTATGCGCTTCACACCCATCGGGCTGGTCGTGATCTCGACGGTCCTTCACAGCGAAGGCTCGTATCTCACCCCAGCTCTCATGTTCGCCCTCATCGACACGGTGATCCCGTTCCTCATCGCAGCCGAGCTCGGCAGGCACTACACGCGGAAGTCCGCGGCGACCGCATCGGCGGCGAGGACCCGCGCGTCTGCCTGA
- a CDS encoding DUF2254 domain-containing protein, whose translation MSSMLFFPAIYALVALLLSFALAQWDAADPVTDVFSVSAASAQVTMSALASGMLAFTGFVTSVVLLIVQFGTSEFSPRLVRWLRSDRTLNLSLSAFIATFLFALASTAQISTASGAPSPTRSLIAATALTLLSILMFLLLIERTMNGLRVANVVQQVDASARRVFDVVYPTSQSDAERAQLTAQRVSNETPIQTIYAGAVGSVIATLDQVALVALAKRGDAVIQMRQAVGDHVPANGSLLSVYGTKRLPEARLRRSVILDDERTIDFDPAFAIRMLVDVAIKALSPAVNDPTTAVQSIDRIEDLLRYASGKHLSAGAVPDREGVVRLMYPTPTWEDLVELALNEIRQFGANQYQIARRLRALLDALIGDLPERRLPPLRRQLALLDDAVASAFPESQRGDALIPDRQGIGMARRAADPSQA comes from the coding sequence ATGTCGAGCATGCTCTTCTTCCCGGCCATCTACGCTCTGGTCGCGCTGCTGCTGAGCTTCGCACTCGCGCAATGGGATGCCGCAGACCCCGTGACCGACGTATTCAGCGTGAGCGCGGCGAGCGCCCAGGTGACCATGTCGGCGCTCGCGAGCGGGATGCTGGCCTTCACGGGCTTCGTCACCTCGGTGGTGCTGCTGATCGTCCAGTTCGGAACGAGCGAGTTCTCGCCTCGACTGGTGCGCTGGCTGCGCAGCGACCGCACGCTGAACCTCTCACTCAGCGCCTTCATCGCGACATTCCTCTTCGCCCTGGCTTCGACGGCGCAGATCAGCACGGCCTCGGGAGCACCTTCGCCCACCCGGTCGTTGATCGCCGCCACAGCGCTCACCCTGCTCAGCATCCTCATGTTCCTCCTGCTGATAGAGCGCACGATGAACGGTCTTCGCGTCGCGAACGTCGTGCAGCAGGTGGATGCCTCGGCACGGCGAGTCTTCGACGTCGTCTACCCGACCAGTCAATCCGATGCAGAACGGGCTCAGCTGACAGCTCAGCGAGTGAGCAACGAGACCCCGATCCAGACGATCTACGCCGGCGCCGTCGGCTCCGTCATCGCCACGCTCGATCAGGTCGCGCTCGTCGCACTCGCGAAAAGAGGCGATGCGGTCATCCAGATGCGGCAGGCGGTCGGCGACCACGTGCCGGCGAACGGCTCGCTGCTCAGCGTCTACGGCACCAAGCGCCTCCCCGAGGCGCGACTGCGACGATCCGTGATCCTCGACGACGAGCGCACGATTGACTTCGACCCCGCGTTCGCGATCCGGATGCTGGTGGACGTCGCCATCAAGGCCCTATCCCCCGCGGTCAACGACCCGACTACGGCGGTCCAGTCCATCGACAGGATCGAGGATCTGCTGCGGTACGCATCCGGCAAGCACCTGTCCGCCGGAGCCGTCCCCGATCGCGAGGGGGTCGTGCGCCTCATGTACCCGACCCCGACCTGGGAGGACCTCGTCGAACTCGCGCTGAATGAGATCCGCCAGTTCGGCGCGAACCAGTATCAGATCGCTCGGCGCCTCCGCGCTCTGCTCGATGCGCTCATCGGCGATCTGCCCGAGCGCCGCCTGCCGCCGCTGCGCCGACAGTTGGCTCTGCTCGACGACGCGGTAGCGTCGGCCTTCCCCGAGTCGCAGCGCGGTGATGCGCTGATCCCCGACCGCCAGGGCATCGGAATGGCTCGGCGCGCGGCCGACCCTTCGCAGGCGTGA
- a CDS encoding formylglycine-generating enzyme family protein encodes MVLIAGGTFRMGSDEFYADEQPVVERCVADFRVDRYQVTNEDYDRFVADTGYVTVAERPIDATAMPGASPQDLVPGAMVFTPTAGPVDLRNWRNWWRWQPGASWRAPFGPGSSIDDRMRHPVVHVAYEDVEAYATWAGKRLPTEVEHEYAARGGVDGARFAWGDEPYPGGVPQANSWLGRFPYDNQGVGGTAPVGSYPANGYGLHDMMGNVWEWTSDYYTPRHLTLSDEPVDPGKRLNLLATASAREGERTARRVLKGGSFLCSPEYCLRFRPAARSAQAEDTAMSHVGFRCVTDA; translated from the coding sequence ATGGTACTCATCGCGGGCGGCACCTTCCGCATGGGCTCCGACGAGTTCTATGCCGACGAGCAGCCTGTTGTGGAGCGCTGCGTCGCGGACTTCCGCGTGGACCGGTACCAGGTCACGAACGAGGACTACGACCGCTTCGTCGCCGACACCGGCTACGTGACGGTGGCGGAGCGACCGATAGATGCCACCGCCATGCCGGGCGCCTCGCCCCAGGACCTCGTGCCTGGCGCCATGGTCTTCACGCCCACGGCGGGCCCCGTCGATCTGCGAAACTGGCGCAACTGGTGGCGGTGGCAGCCGGGCGCCAGCTGGCGGGCGCCGTTCGGCCCGGGATCCTCGATCGACGACAGGATGCGGCATCCGGTCGTTCATGTCGCCTACGAGGATGTCGAAGCGTACGCGACGTGGGCGGGCAAGCGACTGCCGACGGAGGTCGAGCACGAATACGCGGCCCGCGGCGGGGTCGACGGTGCTCGCTTCGCGTGGGGGGACGAGCCGTACCCGGGCGGGGTGCCCCAGGCGAACTCTTGGCTCGGGCGCTTTCCGTACGACAACCAGGGAGTCGGCGGCACGGCGCCGGTGGGTTCGTACCCCGCCAACGGGTACGGTCTGCACGACATGATGGGCAACGTCTGGGAGTGGACGTCCGACTACTACACCCCACGGCACCTCACCCTCAGTGACGAGCCGGTCGATCCGGGCAAGCGCCTGAATCTGCTCGCCACCGCCAGCGCCCGCGAGGGCGAGCGCACAGCACGGCGCGTGCTCAAGGGTGGTTCATTCCTGTGCTCGCCGGAGTACTGCCTGCGGTTCCGGCCGGCCGCACGCTCTGCGCAGGCAGAAGACACCGCCATGTCCCACGTGGGCTTCCGGTGCGTGACCGACGCCTGA